AAGAGCTTGCTGCGGGGATAAAAAGCGTATCCGGGAGCGATATTGGAATCAGCTTTACCGGAGTGGCTGGTCCTGATTCCCAAGAAGGCCATCCGCCAGGCAAGGTTTTTATCGGAATCGCTATTACTGGAAAGCAGGTATTGTCATTTGAGTTTATTTTTGCTGGAACGAGGTCGGGAATTCGAAAAAGGTCTGCCAAATACGGAAGCTACCTGCTTTTAAAGGAACTTGAAAATGAATGAGTAGAGGCTGATTTTAATTTTTGAAGCCTTTTTATTAGGAGAATTACAATTTTTCCTAAAGCCATTTCTCTGTTTTGCAACACTTTTATTCTTAAAAAAATCGAATATGCGTTCGCTTTTTTCTTGGCAAATCCTCGCAAACAAGGTATAGTATATGTAGCGGTAATGATAAAGGAGGAAACAATTATGAGTGATCGTCAGGCAGCCCTTGATATGGCTCTTAAGCAAATAGAAAAGCAATTTGGAAAAGGTTCCATTATGAAGCTCGGTGAACAAACTGAGAGAAAGATTTCAACCGTGCCAAGCGGCTCTCTTACGCTGGACACCGCTCTTGGAGTAGGCGGGTATCCGCGTGGGAGAATCATCGAAGTTTATGGACCTGAAAGCTCAGGTAAAACAACTGTGGCCCTGCATGCCATTGCAGAAGTGCAGCAGCAGGGAGGACAAGCTGCGTTTATTGATGCTGAGCACGCGCTTGATCCTTCTTATGCCCAAAATTTAGGCGTAAATATAGACGATCTGCTTCTTTCCCAGCCGGATACCGGCGAGCAGGCGCTCGAGATAGCGGAAGCGCTCGTTCGAAGCGGTGCTATTGATATCGTCGTCATCGATTCCGTGGCCGCACTCGTGCCGAAAGCTGAGATTGAAGGAGATATGGGCGACTCACATGTCGGTCTGCAGGCGAGACTGATGTCCCAAGCGTTGCGCAAGCTCTCCGGCGCTATTAACAAATCGAAAACAATCGCTGTTTTCATCAACCAGATTCGTGAGAAGGTTGGCGTTATGTTCGGTAACCCGGAAACGACTCCGGGAGGAAGAGCTTTAAAATTTTATTCATCTGTACGCCTTGAAGTGCGCCGTGCCGAGCAGCTGAAGCAAGGCAATGACGTCATGGGTAACAAAACAAAAATTAAAGTTGTAAAGAACAAAGTAGCTCCTCCGTTCCGTACAGCAGAGGTTGATATTATGTACGGTGAAGGTATTTCGAAAGAAGGCGAGATCATTGACCTCGGTACAGAGCTTGATATTGTCCAAAAAAGCGGATCCTGGTACTCATATCAGGAAGAGCGCCTGGGTCAAGGAAGAGAAAACGCCAAGCAATTTTTAAAAGAAAATAAAGACGTTCTTCTGATGATCCAGGAGCAAATCCGCGAGCATTACGGCCTCGATACCGGCGTTGCTCCGAAGGATGAAGAACAAGAAGAACTTGAAATCTAAAGTGAAAAAAGATGCGCTGATGCATCTTTTTTTATGTCTAAAAACTCATGTCAAAGGGAACAACGTATATTAAGTGCATGATTTACCTGTTGTGTTTCCTGATGACCAAACCGGGAAGGAAGAACGAGCAAAAAACGTTACATTCATTTTTGAGTGAAAAGGCTTAGACGGCGGGCTTGACAAGTATTTCACTCAACACTTACAATAAGTGTGTGTCACTTATTTTATTAACATGATTGGTAAAATATTGAAAAATGAAAAGGGCAGTGAATGATTTCATTCGCTCAAGGTGTGACCTGAAATCAGTAATCACCACTTTTATTTTTAGCAAGAAGCAAGTTCATAGCAAGAGGAGGTGAAAGTATGAATTGGCAATTTATTCTCATCTCCATTTTGCTGGGCCTATTCTGTTTAGTTGTTGGCTATTTTGTTCGAAAAACCATTGCCGAAGCGAAAATTGCAGGTGCGCGAACTGCTGCGGAACAAATTGTAGCAGACGCAAAGCGTGATGCAGAAGCTTTGAAAAAAGAAGCGCTCCTCGAGGCAAAAGATGATATACACAAGTTTCGGGTAGATGCTGAGCAAGAAGTTAGAGAAAGAAGGAACGAACTTCTGAAGCAAGAAAACCGATTGCTTCAAAAAGAAGAAAACCTTGACCGAAAGCAAGATGCGTTAGATAAACGCGAAGCGATGTTAGAGAAGAAAGACGATTCTCTAAATGAACGACAACAACATATTGAAGAGATGGAAAGCAAAGTGGATGAGATGATACGCATGCAGCAATTGGAGCTGGAACGTGTCTCTAGTTTAACTCGAGATGAAGCAAAACAAATCATTCTGGATCGGGTTGAAAGCGAGCTTTCCCATGACATCGCAATCATGTCGAAAGAAACTGAAAACCGAGCGAAAGAAGAAGCAGACAAAAAAGCAAAAAGCATACTTTCTTTGGCACTTCAGCGCTGTGCTGCTGATCACGTGGCAGAAACGACGGTTTCAGTTGTTAATCTTCCGAATGACGAGATGAAAGGACGTATTATTGGCCGTGAAGGGCGTAATATCCGTACATTAGAAACATTAACTGGAATTGACCTCATTATTGACGATACTCCAGAAGCTGTCATACTTTCTGGATTTGATCCAATCAGACGTGAAACAGCGAGGATTGCTCTAGATAAGCTAGTACAGGATGGACGAATCCACCCTGCACGAATTGAAGAAATGGTCGAAAAATCCCGGCGTGAAGTCGACGATTATATTCGGGAAATGGGTGAGCAAACCACGTTTGAGGTGGGGGTTCACGGACTTCACCCTGATTTGATTAAAATTCTCGGCCGTTTAAAATTCCGTACAAGCTATGGCCAAAACGTTCTGAAGCACAGCATGGAAGTTGCATTTTTGACAGGTCTTATGGCTGCAGAGCTTGGTGAAGATACCACACTTGCCAAAAGGGCAGGCCTGCTTCACGATAT
This window of the Bacillus gobiensis genome carries:
- the recA gene encoding recombinase RecA, with protein sequence MSDRQAALDMALKQIEKQFGKGSIMKLGEQTERKISTVPSGSLTLDTALGVGGYPRGRIIEVYGPESSGKTTVALHAIAEVQQQGGQAAFIDAEHALDPSYAQNLGVNIDDLLLSQPDTGEQALEIAEALVRSGAIDIVVIDSVAALVPKAEIEGDMGDSHVGLQARLMSQALRKLSGAINKSKTIAVFINQIREKVGVMFGNPETTPGGRALKFYSSVRLEVRRAEQLKQGNDVMGNKTKIKVVKNKVAPPFRTAEVDIMYGEGISKEGEIIDLGTELDIVQKSGSWYSYQEERLGQGRENAKQFLKENKDVLLMIQEQIREHYGLDTGVAPKDEEQEELEI
- the rny gene encoding ribonuclease Y, which codes for MNWQFILISILLGLFCLVVGYFVRKTIAEAKIAGARTAAEQIVADAKRDAEALKKEALLEAKDDIHKFRVDAEQEVRERRNELLKQENRLLQKEENLDRKQDALDKREAMLEKKDDSLNERQQHIEEMESKVDEMIRMQQLELERVSSLTRDEAKQIILDRVESELSHDIAIMSKETENRAKEEADKKAKSILSLALQRCAADHVAETTVSVVNLPNDEMKGRIIGREGRNIRTLETLTGIDLIIDDTPEAVILSGFDPIRRETARIALDKLVQDGRIHPARIEEMVEKSRREVDDYIREMGEQTTFEVGVHGLHPDLIKILGRLKFRTSYGQNVLKHSMEVAFLTGLMAAELGEDTTLAKRAGLLHDIGKAIDHEVEGSHVEIGVELASKYKEHPVVINSIASHHGDQEPTSIISVLVAAADALSAARPGARSETLENYIRRLEKLEEISESYEGVEKSFAIQAGREVRIMVKPDSINDLEAHRLARDIRKRIEDELDYPGHIKVTVIRETRAVEYAK